In Nicotiana tabacum cultivar K326 chromosome 11, ASM71507v2, whole genome shotgun sequence, a single window of DNA contains:
- the LOC107771759 gene encoding uncharacterized protein LOC107771759, with the protein MSQLTYDGPEDEIIGSRIHFCQKLQVLGISAMGDTLTPQIDHRHPLYLQPSDTPGALLIDIKLTCPENFGLWSRSMRFALLGKNKLSFVEGTCVKSLYKGELADLWEQCNVAVLLWIGRSVSQELLPSIVYASDASKVWTEFKERTYVNNTTVEGTNSVEGHFFTEVEYKQLVSLLNKSASSGDCKANMAGIVSLLSKTCGIEWIINSGASHHITSYKAELIDIRKLGNQEGRKVQVPNGNKSQITDIGDATILGGQRIRNVLHVPDFKFNLLSVAKLTKDLGLYSGKVMGIGREFDGLYILQEHTKSVVGAAIIRGKHDTKLWHSRLGHPSMKAMQHIPTLRNLEDE; encoded by the exons ATGTCACAATTGACATATGATGGTCCTGAAGATGAGATTATTGGAAGCAGGATTCACTTCTGCCAGAAG TTACAAGTTCTAGGAATATCCGCCATGGGAGATACCTTGACACCTCAAATCGATCATCGTCATCCCCTTTACCTTCAGCCGTCTGATACACCTGGAGCACTTTTGATAGATATCAAGCTCACATGTCCAGAAAATTTCGGATTGTGGAGTAGGTCGATGCGTTTCGCTTTATTGGGAAAAAACAAGTTAAGTTTCGTAGAAGGAACGTGTGTGAAGAGCTTGTACAAAGGAGAATTAGCAGATTTGTGGGAGCAATGTAATGTTGCGGTACTTTTATGGATTGGAAGGAGTGTTTCACAGGAATTATTACCGAGCATAGTCTATGCATCAGATGCTTCAAAGGTATGGACTGAGTTCAAGGAAAG AACCTATGTGAACAACACAACAGTTGAGGGAACTAATTCTGTTGAAGGTCATTTCTTTACAGAAGTGGAGTATAAGCAGTTGGTGAGTTTGTTAAACAAATCAGCATCATCTGGTGATTGCAAAGCCAATATGGCAGGTATTGTTTCCCTGCTATCCAAAACTTGTGGTATTGAATGGATTATAAATTCAGGGGCATCTCATCATATTACTTCCTATAAAGCTGAACTAATTGACATTAGGAAATTAGGGAATCAAGAAGGTAGAAAAGTGCAGGTGCCAAATGGTAACAAGTCACAGATAACTGATATAGGAGATGCAACAATTTTAGGAGGTCAGAGGATCAGAAATGTCTTACATGTGCCAGATTTCAAGTTTAATCTACTTTCAGTAGCCAAGCTGACCAAGGACCTT GGTCTTTACAGTGGCAAGGTGATGGGGATTGGTAGAGAATTTGATGGCCTCTACATTCTCCAAGAACATACAAAATCAGTAGTAGGAGCAGCAATAATAAGGGGGAAACATGACACAAAATTGTGGCATTCAAGATTAGGACATCCTTCCATGAAGGCAATGCAACACATACCTACCTTGAGAAATCTAGAAGATGAGTAA
- the LOC142166565 gene encoding LOW QUALITY PROTEIN: mitogen-activated protein kinase kinase kinase 17-like (The sequence of the model RefSeq protein was modified relative to this genomic sequence to represent the inferred CDS: deleted 1 base in 1 codon) codes for MDWTRGHTIGRGSTAAVSVAMSRCSGEIFAVKSTELSRSEFLQKEQKILSTLNSPYIVGYKGYDVTRENNKDMFNLMMEYMPDGTLTNQIREQGTRTGNEQMIRYYTKQIVQGLDYLHSKGILHRDIKGHNILLCETGAKIADFGCARSIDQVKWNGGTPMFMAPEVARGEEQGFAADIWALGCTIIEMATGASPWTDSTNPASLLYHIAFSGQKPEIPGFLSSQARDFVSKCLRRDPKQRWSAKQLFKHPFFEESNSYDKINEEFITSSPTSILDQGIWSSAEESETVDDSRQTISSMDSPLQRLRELEMQSGKPDWLQLEITV; via the exons ATGGACTGGACCAGAGGCCACACTATAGGCCGCGGGTCTACAGCTGCCGTCTCGGTCGCCATGTCGCGCTGCTCCGGCGAGATTTTTGCTGTCAAATCCACTGAGTTATCCCGGTCCGAATTCTTGCAAAAGGAGCAGAAAATTTTGTCA ACTTTGAACTCCCCTTATATAGTTGGCTACAAGGGGTACGATGTAACCAGAGAGAACAACAAGGACATGTTCAATCTTATGATGGAGTACATGCCCGATGGAACACTCACCAACCAAATTAGGGAACAGGGAACGa GAACAGGGAACGAGCAGATGATCAGATATTACACGAAGCAAATTGTTCAGGGACTAGACTACCTACATTCGAAAGGGATCTTGCATCGTGACATTAAGGGACACAACATTCTGTTATGTGAAACCGGTGCCaaaattgcagattttggttGTGCTAGGTCAATCGATCAGGTTAAGTGGAACGGGGGCACGCCTATGTTCATGGCACCAGAAGTAGCACGAGGAGAAGAACAAGGATTTGCAGCTGATATATGGGCATTAGGATGCACTATTATAGAAATGGCCACTGGTGCCTCACCATGGACTGATTCTACCAACCCAGCTTCATTGCTTTACCATATTGCATTTTCTGGCCAAAAACCAGAAATTCCTGGATTTTTGTCTTCACAAGCAAGGGATTTTGTAAGTAAATGCTTGAGAAGAGATCCAAAACAGAGATGGTCTGCTAAACAGCTATTCAAGCATCCATTTTTTGAAGAGTCCAATTCATATGACAAAATAAATGAAGAGTTCATCACAAGTTCCCCAACAAGCATTCTTGATCAAGGCATTTGGAGTTCAGCGGAGGAATCAGAAACCGTCGACGATTCAAGACAAACAATTAGCTCAATGGATTCTCCTCTGCAAAGGCTAAGAGAGCTAGAAATGCAATCAGGAAAACCAGATTGGTTACAGTTAGAAATTACAGTGTAG